A portion of the Roseofilum casamattae BLCC-M143 genome contains these proteins:
- a CDS encoding pentapeptide repeat-containing protein yields MSEPLTHNRYPDLLSVKWSVVPVSGSADARYDLYLSLESNDRWQKLGTGRFQWALKGMNISVSLNEATLLPETDRRIDLNGIHGLAIASEEPDSLTWEIATLKAGHPLQGSLLELKWGTFEVRSAGASVQVSCSANGSQVHILGTEGLWSHHISPNQLAIAEQALALSLPDSSKTLALSSMGWQAEGAPLVAKLDDGEGDCDRLLPIIEKITTATSDDFLDLAQLAGLNISTDLAGAKLLGTHLNGLDLSNADLRRVYLRGAELCDADLSNACLEGANFTGADLSGVLLSDAPARGANFHRASLALANLSGAKLRNADFTEANLSNANLSDADLTGANLSDADLTGAGLVLSELKDVNLHGAKVERSRFKDNPGLTEAMQQDLQERGAIFE; encoded by the coding sequence ATGTCTGAACCCCTAACCCACAATCGATATCCCGATCTGCTCTCGGTGAAATGGTCTGTAGTTCCTGTTTCTGGATCGGCAGACGCGCGGTACGACCTATATTTAAGTCTGGAGTCGAACGATCGCTGGCAGAAGTTAGGGACGGGACGCTTTCAGTGGGCGTTGAAGGGCATGAATATCTCGGTTAGTTTAAATGAGGCAACTTTGCTGCCAGAAACCGATCGCCGGATAGATTTGAACGGCATTCATGGGTTGGCGATCGCCTCGGAAGAACCGGATTCCTTGACGTGGGAAATCGCCACTCTCAAAGCAGGTCACCCATTGCAAGGTTCTCTCTTAGAGTTAAAGTGGGGAACCTTTGAGGTACGCTCGGCTGGTGCTTCGGTGCAGGTTAGCTGTTCTGCGAATGGGTCGCAAGTTCATATTCTCGGTACGGAAGGATTGTGGTCTCATCATATCAGTCCGAATCAATTGGCGATCGCCGAGCAAGCGTTGGCTTTATCTTTGCCCGACTCTTCTAAAACTCTGGCGCTCAGTTCGATGGGGTGGCAAGCCGAGGGAGCACCGCTGGTGGCAAAGCTCGATGACGGGGAGGGAGATTGCGATCGTTTATTACCGATAATTGAGAAAATTACGACAGCAACGAGCGATGATTTCTTAGACCTTGCCCAGCTCGCAGGTCTCAATATCTCAACCGATCTGGCCGGAGCGAAACTGTTGGGAACTCACTTAAATGGATTAGACTTAAGCAACGCCGATTTGCGTCGAGTTTATTTGCGCGGCGCGGAGTTATGCGATGCGGATTTGAGTAATGCTTGTCTGGAAGGGGCCAATTTTACGGGTGCAGATTTGAGTGGAGTGCTTCTCAGCGATGCTCCCGCTCGAGGGGCGAATTTCCATCGCGCGAGTTTGGCATTGGCGAATTTAAGTGGCGCTAAGCTGAGGAATGCTGATTTTACCGAAGCGAATTTAAGTAATGCCAATTTAAGTGATGCGGACTTAACCGGTGCGAATTTAAGCGATGCGGATTTAACCGGTGCGGGTTTAGTGTTGTCCGAGCTAAAGGATGTTAATCTGCATGGGGCTAAGGTGGAGCGATCGCGATTTAAAGATAATCCTGGATTGACTGAAGCCATGCAGCAAGATTTACAAGAGCGAGGCGCAATTTTTGAGTAA
- a CDS encoding DUF2854 domain-containing protein, which yields MFRKFSLGTAGLYVGGLLTIGGFVAYFTDHPTLNLAGFFYGIPVLLGGLALKASELKPTPITQETTAEVLALREQQATETQLQVWGDVTRYRYGQEAHLDESLATLGLSPTDEERPLLTGIREAAVEGRYTLVLEFESPLISRTMWDEKQEKIERFFGPGIQVKIDQPDPTEADFIDLYLIASAESESVVA from the coding sequence GTGTTTCGTAAATTTTCTTTAGGTACAGCCGGCCTGTACGTGGGCGGCCTGTTAACTATTGGCGGATTTGTCGCCTATTTCACCGACCATCCCACCCTTAATTTAGCTGGATTCTTTTATGGCATCCCCGTACTATTGGGAGGACTGGCTCTGAAAGCTTCCGAGTTAAAACCGACCCCAATTACTCAAGAGACCACTGCTGAAGTCTTGGCTTTGCGCGAGCAACAAGCGACGGAAACCCAACTCCAAGTTTGGGGAGATGTAACGCGCTATCGTTACGGTCAGGAAGCCCATTTGGATGAATCGTTAGCCACTTTAGGGTTAAGCCCGACTGATGAAGAGCGACCCTTGCTTACAGGGATTCGCGAAGCTGCGGTCGAAGGACGCTATACTTTAGTGCTCGAGTTTGAATCTCCCCTGATTTCTCGCACTATGTGGGATGAGAAACAGGAGAAGATCGAGCGCTTTTTCGGGCCGGGAATCCAAGTCAAAATCGACCAACCCGATCCGACTGAAGCCGATTTTATCGATCTCTATCTAATTGCATCTGCTGAAAGCGAGTCGGTGGTTGCTTAG